The sequence below is a genomic window from Coffea arabica cultivar ET-39 chromosome 4c, Coffea Arabica ET-39 HiFi, whole genome shotgun sequence.
GGGTTCCAAATCTTGTTTATTTGCCACCAAAGCCATCACGAGATTCGGATTACCTGAAAGAAATACATGAAAGACAGTAGAAAACAAGCTACCAGATACACTTGCTTTTCGAGCAGCAGTGGTTCTTCTTAAAGGGTAAATAGAACTTGGCTGGGCTGGTTGGTGGAAGTTTCATCATAATAATGGTAACACAAATTTGGATTAGAGAAATGACAACACGAAAACAAATTGAAATACAGATGGACTATCACTAATGAAAGAGATGTGTTCACCTTGTCTTTTTAATTCTTCGACCCACTTTTTTGCACGTAAAAAGGTGTCCTGAAGATAGATCATTCGAAATCAAATCCATGAGAAAGCTAAGCTAAGCCTAACTACATGGGGATTAAACCTGCAAAGATAAATCTGTGCTAATTGCTTTCTAAGTATTACTACAATCAAAGAACAAAAgcgaaaaaaaaagatatcttGTTCCAAGCAATCATCAGTGCTATAATTTGAAGAAATAACAGATGAAATGATGAGTAAGAGGCAATTTTAACCATAAACAGATGATATAATCTGCTTCAGTAGCCCAGCTTTGGTTACAGGAACACTTACCATGCTTGTGATGTCATAGACAACAATGGCTGCTGCTGCACCCCGGTAATACATTGGAGCTAAGCTATGGTATCTTTCCTGTCCAGCAGTGTCCCATATATCAAATTTCAAAGTGGCCTCAGGCAAAGACAATATTTGAGTAAAGAAAGCAGCACCAACAGTGGGTTCctgaaaaacaaaaatcatgtcAAGGTTCTTTGACTGCAATTGATGGAAGAAAAATACAACCCTCACCATCAAAAAAACTTTGCATACCTGGTGCTGAAAAAATTGACCTTTTACAAATCTCAGGACCAAGCTGGTTTTTCCAGTTCCCATGTCCCCGACTAGTACCTGGGGAGATAAAACAACATGATATTACTGTTGACATTATATTCTCTCCCAACACTTGCCCTGCTCTTGATTGTATCAAGCATCtcctcgtcctccttcctcacAACATCAACTCCCTCTTACTGACCAAGCTGGGCAGACTCCTAAATTTTGTTTTCGGATTGTTCTTTCAGGAGGAAGTCGGTGAATGCTGGAAAGAACcagcaaagaaaggaaaaggatggAGGAGATTCATCTTGGTTAGGGAAAGCAGAAACTAGCACCAAACCACTAGATGGAGAGACCACATAATCCTTAATATATAGCATTCACAATCCTCTTCCTTCTTGTAGTTTCTACGATTACTACCTCCTGCTCAAGTGCAAATACATCCACCGTTGTCAAAGACTTGCATCCACCAGAACAACAATCAAGAATGCATCCACATCTTGAGTCTGTGGATATGATCTGCCATATAATAGCATTTCGTGTCCAGTGTGGGATTATGTTTGGGAGATTGTCCTTAGAACTTTACAAAGTACTAATACACAAATAGACATTGGAGTGACAAAGCAAGCATCGATAACTTGCTCTGAAAATCTAATTGATGTGTTAAAATTATCATGAAGCATAATGCACGACGCCAAATTCCAATCCACATCACCAAGTTCGGACTGATCACCGCTTCTTGATCAGCTTAGCTCAATTAGCTACACAAGCAGTAGGAGAATCTTGGTACTAAAACAATGGAGTCAATTCATGAATAGGGAGATTGTTTGTCCCTTAAGAAAAGTACCTACTACGTCATTTTAGGAAAACAGTCCATCACAGCTTAGTGGATCACAGAAAATCTAACCTCAGGTTTGCATTTAATAGTGCATTCTAGCTTAAATTGGACGAGATATTTTCAATAATGATGGGCTTGAGCGGTTTAGAAGCCAAGCATTCACTCCTCAAAGAAACATAATATGATTTTACAATAAACTACCAAGAATCCACACAAATACCCCACAAAAATTAGAGAGAGATATTTGGATCAGCCAAAAGATTATGAACAAACAAGCCTTACAGATCAAAAGTCACTTTAAGAAGGACGCACTCACCATCTTGGCATGGATGATCTTGTTGCCAGGTCTTGCCATTAAAGATTTGATCTTTCTTTTCCGATGGAAATGTTACTATCAATCAATGAACCAGTAAATGTCATGTATTCTTGCAGTTATTTGATGCTTTGAGTCATAGTGTAACACATGAAATATTACGCTCTGAAAACTGCAATGAGAGACCAAGTATGAAGATAGAATTGAGAATGGTAGGTTTGAAGCTATGCGACATTAACTACTTTGACTGACCGTTAGCATTATCATAGGATTTAACTGACTTTGGGTGCTCAGCCCATTTCCAATTTAGGCTCTTTTTCCAGAAACTGAACAGAAACTATTAGTAAAGCATTTTTTGCCTCTACTCCCACAGCCCCAGTGACCCTGAGTGAGTTGTCTCCTAATTTAGTCTCCTCTTGTATTGCTAACTTGTGTTCTAGTTTGTTCGATGCACTGAAGAACCCCAGCATCAAAATGAATGGTTCTTAAGATGCAAAGCAGCTCTAAAACATCATACGCCCCCAAAGATTATAGCATCATACGATTCCAGGCAAGTAATCTTTGCCGGTTACGCTCTCAAACGAATGTAACATAAGTATTTGTGATTATTTAAGCAGGAGATCAATTTTTCACACTTACTTCTGAAAAtagtaatcttttttttttttttgtattgaatattaaaaagaaaaattttactttctgaaccaaaaaaaaaaaaaaaatagagggtGTTTTTGTTATGTTAAGATAGGAATGGAATTTGAGAGTTTTGTCCAAAACTCTCTCCAACTACTTGGGTTTTGGGGAATTCTACATTTTAAGaaatgatttcaaaattttcatttcaatAGTATTAATCTAAACAATTTCATTTAATATGGGTCCATTCCAAATCATGATTTCGAAACCCTTTTACCAAATGCCAGCATAGTTACTGGACTAACCCtcacaattataaaattatcttgttgtagaaattttttttttttttttgggaaaagctctagtgtcaaaaaaaaaaaccccccgacaccaagaaaagagagaaaatactactactactactacaaaTGATTAAACTCCACGCGCCCAGTAGATAAATAAGCGAACAAACAAAAGATTAACTAAAAAGAAGGTAAAAAGTCATCATCTGGACAAAGTTCATCCAACAATGGCCCACATCACCTGACAGACCATTGGTATTACTCCACGCTGAGACCTGAGTACTCCCCCGCTATATCTCCGGCCACGCTTCCTCCTCTCTCCCTCTGTTTCCGCATTCCCACACGCAACCCCGAAAGTCCCACCAAACTGATGACTTCCTCAAAACGCTCCGACGACGCTCCTCCGTCGCCCCGCTTTCCACAATCTTACTACCAACAACTCCCGTCGGACCCCCACCAGCAACCCCAACAACCTCAGTACATCATTCTTTTACCCCGTTACTACAACAACCGCCGCCCTCGGTTACACCTCAGCCGCACTTGGCGACGCTGTTTGATCTGCCTACTCACTCTCGTCCTCCTGGGTCTAGCCGTCTTCCTCCTGTGGCCATCCGACCCGGAGGTCTCCATCGTCCGTCTCCGCCTCGATCACTTAGGCATCCACCTATTTCCCATACCCTCCCTCGACATAACCCTAGACGTCACTGTCAAGATTCGGAACAGAGATTTTTTCTCCATTGACTATAAATCCCTTATTGTTGCGATCGGGTACCGGGGGAAGCAGCTAGGCTACGCCACCTCGGATCACGGCCATATTAAAGCTAGGGGTTCGTCGTATGTTAATGCTACGGTTCACCTGAGCGGCGTCAACATTTTGTCGGATATGCTTCTGTTAATTGAGGACTTAGCTACGGGAGAGATAACGTTCGATACGGATACGAAAATTggtggccagctcggcctcgccTTCTTTGAGATTCCTCTCCAGGTCAGTTTTTTTGCTTTCAACTCAGTACATTTTACTTCCTGGTTTTTTGtggcaaaaaaataataataataaattgaatGGTTTATTCTGCCTCTGTTTAGTACGTGAATGCTTATTCTGTTACAAGATTTGTCTGAGACTTTACCGGGCAAGTTTTAGGGATTTTGAGCTGCTAGCTTTGGACTAAAATGTTTAAGTCGAGAAGCATAGCAAGTAGAGGATGTATTCTGTGAAAATGCCTGCCATGCGGGAAAATAATAATCGAATCTGCTTCGTAGgttgataagttggattggcgtAGCTGGGTGATTAGTTGAATTGTCGATAGGTGGAGATATAGATCAGGGAAAGTCTAAAACCTTGTTTGGTTTGAGTGCATTTGTTGGAAATTTTCCTCCTGTACTTGTGCCAAACTCTCTGAATGCTATTTGAGACCGTTCCTTGTGCTTCTTTGAGTGTATCTGCAGTGAAAATTGAAACAAAGAGAATCAACTTCCCCCGTAGTAGTATGCTCTGGTTACCAGCCAAACAGACGTTGGGTTCTTGTAAGTCTATTAATGTATAAGCAAGAACACTAACTACTAATATAACCGGTATAACTTGCTCTACCGATGGAGAAAAGGATGCTGCAAATTGTGAACAAGTAAAGTAGTAGTTAGAAGTTTTTAAAGTTCCTATAAACAGAAATGAGTTTTGGCTGGTAAGCATCCGTGCATGCACTAAACAGAAGCAGGTCTTTGAGTATTGTTAGGTACTAGCATATGGACTCTTTCGTCCATGCCAGCATCCGACATTCTGAAATGCAATCTATGATGCTCGGTGAAACTTCATTCATGTCTTGTGGGAATCGTATCTAATGAGAAAGCATCATCTGTTAAGCTCCCTTGGGCCTTCTTTTGTATTGTTCACAATTTGTATAGAGAAAATCTTGTATACATTGACGTCGTATATGTTATCATGGTTGGATGCATAaaacatatgcaaaatttggatTTGAAGTTCAATATTAGATTTTTTGTCGCGCATCCAAACTTGGGCAGTATATAAAGATTAATCCTTTTGTTTAATGTACATTGCTTGTCAATTTTGACAGAAGTATATGTCCAATAATGCCTTCAAAGAACACGTCCATTTTAAGTTGCGTGGGTTGGGCTGCCTGGTCCTCCTATTCTTCTGTTACAGAAGCATAACTCCAAGGAAGACGTAACAAATGGGACTTCATGATTAGCCTTTTCATGCTTCCCCAGATGATATGTGCCCCTGATTTATGATGTGCTTGCTTATGGTGTTCTGCAGGGGAAAGTGTCATGTGAGATTAATGTAAATATCCACAATCAGACAATCGAGCACCAAAACTGTTACCCTGAGGTAAGCATCCAGTGTGTGTTAATCGTCCCGCCTCTGCATTTGTTCTCTCATTATAGTTGCTGTTAAGGAAACGGATAGCTACCTGAGGTCTAATGCAGCCTGGTGTAGCAAGAACTGTGAAAGATTTATTTGTAGATTTACTGAGTGGCCCTTTCCCGGTATGGCATCACTAACTCTTCTACTTCTTTGGGCAGTGATTATGATTAAGCTTGGAGACCACCACATGCAGCAGCTCCAGAGTTGGCTTTGACAAACTCCCGTTCCTCATTTAGTATAGAGGTCTACGATGAGTGAGAGATTTGGGTTTGGATCCCCTGTTTTAGCTAACTGATAGCTGTCTTTACTACTAGATTATGGCGTATTACATTCCCTACAGCTacggggagaaaaaaaaaaaaaaaaaaactaaggatGATGCTGCAGCATATGTATCACGTATAAACTACGTTAGATTTGCCTGTATATGAACCTTATGTAGACTAGCAGTGTATAATTTGTAATAGAAACCACCAGTTTGTCGAGCGTACTTTTTCCCTCTTCAAATTTCCTCGCGCCTTTTTTCAATTGTATGTATGCTCCTTATAATTCAACTATTTTGGCCAGCAATCAGTGACGCAAACCTCTGATCGTGGGGGGCATTTTGGATTTAACGTGGGCGGGGTTGGAAGAGGTGAGAAGAGGTCTCAATTTGCCTTGTAGTACAATTTCTCGGTGGCGTTCGTTAAGCTTCAGAATGTAGTAGCATTAGAAGGTAGAGAGAAATTACATGGCACTGTTAATTGTACCTTGTACAACGGATCATCTTGAATCTTCTTCAGGATGGGTGGGTGGGTGGGTGGCCCGTTGGATGACAGACAGACAGACAGGAAAAGTTCTGGGGTCCCAGCCGACCAGTCCACTGATACGCTGTACGATGGTGCCTGCACCTAAACGAACCCGGGTGGCGCGTTGGTGAACACAAACACTGTTTCAGCGCACCTGCAGCATCAGCAACCTCTCCGCCTCTATCAGCGCCAACTGTTGCGTGCTGGTGCAGCTGCTGATGCGGCCTCATCTCCGCAGGAGAAACCACGTGCCTGCGGAGGCTTCCTCGACGATTTTCACGGTGGAAAGGATCAATGAATTGCAAGCCTGGGCAGCAcatgttttcttctttctttcccaGGAACAAATGGTTAGGGAGCAGCGTTGGTTACAAGAGGGGCTAAGGAGGAGAATAATTAAAGGGAGGACGCGAAGAAAAGGTTGGAATAAGTAGCAGCAGCGTATTAGTATATGACGACATTTTCGGAAAGGGATTGCTTTTTCTATTCCCGCAGGCCTCAGCCCTTTTGCTTTGGATGATTGCAACGGCAGCAGTGGGGCGCACGCTCTATAGTTTTGGTAGAATCTTGTGTgggagttgtcttcatgaaatgAACTCGTAAAAAAGTAGTCGTAGTAGTAACACTTGGCCTGGAACGGAATCAGAAGATGTGGGTGGCGACGCGCCAACAGAAGGTTCTAACCACTCGTTAGATTAGATGTTCGTCGGAGCATCGCGTGGCTCCGGGGGGAAatcattattgttatttttcttctacTCACAGACAATGGATTCTTAATCAGAAGGGCTTCTCGATGGAAGGAAGAATCAGTAGCGAATGAGTCTGATTTTTCAGTAACACCAAAGAGAGGAAAACGACGAAGCCGATCCAACGGATGGATGTTGCTGCATTATTAATTATGctagtaataataatataataaaatacgATATAATTTATTTATAGGCGCTGCGTCCTCCTGGCAGTAAATTCACCACCAGACCAGAGACAGAGCCGAGCCGGAGGAGGAGAAAGCCATTTGAAGAAGCCCCCGTGCATGACGTCAAATATCAATAATGTCAAAGCCGGGCTTCCTCTGGCATTCATGATCAAGATTTTCCCTCCACTTGCTGTCCGCCGCCA
It includes:
- the LOC113739606 gene encoding ras-related protein RHN1-like; translated protein: MARPGNKIIHAKMVLVGDMGTGKTSLVLRFVKGQFFQHQEPTVGAAFFTQILSLPEATLKFDIWDTAGQERYHSLAPMYYRGAAAAIVVYDITSMDTFLRAKKWVEELKRQGNPNLVMALVANKQDLEPNREVNFEEGEQFSEENGMFFTETSAKTALNINELFYEMAKRLAKAAPLQPTGIRLQSNTRSRRAFFCCSR
- the LOC113739605 gene encoding uncharacterized protein isoform X1, which encodes MTSSKRSDDAPPSPRFPQSYYQQLPSDPHQQPQQPQYIILLPRYYNNRRPRLHLSRTWRRCLICLLTLVLLGLAVFLLWPSDPEVSIVRLRLDHLGIHLFPIPSLDITLDVTVKIRNRDFFSIDYKSLIVAIGYRGKQLGYATSDHGHIKARGSSYVNATVHLSGVNILSDMLLLIEDLATGEITFDTDTKIGGQLGLAFFEIPLQKYMSNNAFKEHVHFKLRGLGCLVLLFFCYRSITPRKT
- the LOC113739605 gene encoding uncharacterized protein isoform X2, with the translated sequence MTSSKRSDDAPPSPRFPQSYYQQLPSDPHQQPQQPQYIILLPRYYNNRRPRLHLSRTWRRCLICLLTLVLLGLAVFLLWPSDPEVSIVRLRLDHLGIHLFPIPSLDITLDVTVKIRNRDFFSIDYKSLIVAIGYRGKQLGYATSDHGHIKARGSSYVNATVHLSGVNILSDMLLLIEDLATGEITFDTDTKIGGQLGLAFFEIPLQGKVSCEINVNIHNQTIEHQNCYPE